In one Haemophilus parainfluenzae genomic region, the following are encoded:
- the glnS gene encoding glutamine--tRNA ligase, producing MSNTEHTLENAENTRTHNFITQIIDEDLASGKHKSVHTRFPPEPNGYLHIGHAKSICLNFGLAKEYNGLCNLRFDDTNPVKEDVEYVDSIKADVEWLGFKWEGEPRYASDYFDELYGYAIELIEKGLAYVDELSPDEMREYRGTLTEPGKNSPYRDRSVEENLALFERMKNGEFAEGTLSLRAKIDMASPFMVMRDPVLYRIKFASHHQTGDKWCIYPMYDFTHCISDAIERITHSLCTLEFQDNRRLYDWVLENISIERPLPHQYEFSRLNLEGTLTSKRKLLKLVNDGIVDGWNDPRMPTISGLRRRGYTPASLREFCRRIGVTKQDNVVEYSALEACIREDLNENAPRAMAVIDPVRVVIENFEGEETLTAPNHPNRPELGERQLPFTKELYIDRADFREEANKQYKRLVLGKEVRLRNAYVIKAERVEKDANGEITTIFCTYDPETLGKNPADGRKVKGVIHWVSAVHNHPAEFRLYDRLFTVPNPGAAEEIESVLNPTSLVVKHGFVEQSLANAEPEKGYQFEREGYFCADNKDSRPEHLVFNLTVSLKEGF from the coding sequence ATGAGCAATACAGAACACACTCTAGAAAATGCGGAAAATACCCGCACACACAATTTCATTACTCAAATTATTGATGAAGATTTAGCTTCGGGTAAACACAAAAGTGTTCATACTCGTTTCCCGCCTGAGCCAAATGGCTATTTGCATATTGGCCACGCAAAATCGATTTGCTTAAACTTTGGGTTAGCAAAAGAATATAACGGTTTATGTAACCTACGTTTTGACGATACCAATCCGGTGAAAGAAGACGTGGAATATGTGGATTCCATTAAAGCCGATGTAGAATGGTTAGGCTTTAAATGGGAAGGCGAACCGCGTTATGCGTCTGATTATTTCGATGAACTTTATGGCTATGCCATTGAGTTAATCGAAAAAGGTTTAGCGTATGTGGATGAACTTTCTCCAGATGAAATGCGTGAGTATCGCGGTACATTAACTGAGCCTGGTAAAAACAGTCCATATCGTGATCGTAGTGTCGAAGAAAACTTAGCGTTATTTGAAAGAATGAAAAATGGCGAATTTGCTGAAGGTACATTAAGTCTTCGTGCAAAAATCGACATGGCTTCACCATTTATGGTCATGCGTGATCCCGTGCTTTATCGTATTAAATTTGCGAGCCATCACCAAACCGGTGACAAATGGTGTATTTACCCAATGTACGACTTCACTCACTGTATCTCTGATGCGATTGAGCGTATTACACACTCTCTATGTACATTAGAATTCCAAGACAACCGTCGTTTATATGACTGGGTGCTGGAAAATATTAGTATTGAACGTCCATTGCCGCATCAATATGAATTCTCTCGTTTAAATTTAGAAGGCACATTAACATCTAAACGTAAATTATTGAAATTAGTGAATGATGGCATTGTGGATGGTTGGAACGATCCGCGTATGCCAACGATTTCAGGTTTACGTCGTCGCGGTTATACACCGGCTTCATTACGTGAGTTCTGCCGTCGTATCGGTGTGACTAAACAAGATAACGTCGTAGAGTATTCTGCACTTGAAGCTTGCATTCGTGAAGATTTAAACGAAAACGCACCACGCGCAATGGCGGTGATTGATCCTGTTCGTGTAGTGATTGAAAACTTTGAAGGCGAAGAAACCTTAACGGCGCCAAATCACCCGAATCGTCCTGAATTAGGTGAGCGTCAATTACCGTTTACGAAAGAGCTTTATATTGATCGCGCAGACTTCCGTGAAGAAGCAAATAAACAATATAAACGTTTAGTATTAGGTAAAGAAGTGCGTTTGCGTAACGCTTATGTGATTAAAGCTGAACGTGTAGAAAAAGATGCAAATGGTGAAATCACCACGATCTTCTGTACTTACGATCCTGAAACTTTAGGTAAAAATCCAGCGGATGGTCGCAAAGTGAAAGGGGTAATTCACTGGGTATCTGCAGTGCATAATCACCCAGCGGAGTTCCGTTTATACGATCGTCTTTTCACCGTACCAAACCCAGGTGCAGCAGAAGAAATCGAAAGCGTGTTAAATCCAACCTCTTTAGTGGTGAAACACGGTTTTGTAGAACAAAGCCTTGCAAATGCAGAACCAGAAAAAGGTTACCAATTTGAACGCGAAGGTTATTTCTGTGCGGATAACAAAGACAGCCGTCCAGAGCACTTAGTGTTTAACTTAACGGTAAGCCTAAAAGAAGGCTTCTAA
- a CDS encoding YcgN family cysteine cluster protein: MQFESHFWQKKSLLEMTEPEWEALCDGCGKCCYRKYIQGRGKREKLYYTRIACNLLDVETGKCRNYPERFKIESDCTKLTKNNLPDFGWLPNTCAYRLLYEGKPLPEWHPLISGDPNSVKNAGILIPDGVHEEDVIDWFEFVIETE; encoded by the coding sequence ATGCAATTTGAATCTCATTTTTGGCAAAAAAAATCGCTCCTTGAAATGACGGAACCCGAATGGGAAGCTTTATGTGATGGCTGCGGAAAATGCTGTTATCGAAAATACATTCAAGGGCGAGGCAAGCGTGAAAAACTTTATTACACACGCATTGCTTGCAATCTCTTAGATGTGGAAACAGGGAAGTGTCGTAATTATCCTGAGCGTTTTAAAATCGAAAGTGATTGCACCAAATTAACCAAAAATAATTTGCCTGATTTTGGATGGTTGCCGAATACCTGTGCTTATCGCTTATTGTATGAGGGAAAACCTTTGCCAGAATGGCATCCCTTAATCAGTGGCGATCCTAATTCAGTGAAAAATGCAGGCATTTTAATTCCAGATGGCGTGCATGAAGAAGATGTCATTGATTGGTTTGAATTTGTCATTGAAACTGAATAA